One genomic window of Tissierellales bacterium includes the following:
- a CDS encoding RtcB family protein codes for MKVFNIGNIPIKSWATEVEEAALKQAENLSNLPFAYKHIALMADVHVGFGMPIGGVLASDGMIIPNAVGVDIGCGIMAVKTDIKEISKKQIKKIVYKAHENIPLGFKHHKKEVEWEGFQKAPKYEVVQKELKAATKQLGTLGSGNHFMSMEKGSDGHIWLMIHSGSRNFGYKIANYYNKVANKINKKTKLIPKKYDLAGLSIDSKEGREYYDAMNYSLKFAEANREKLFEQFYEIFAKETKSKDILKTVSIHHNYASIEEHFGKEVIVHRKGAIRAEKGELGIIPGSMGTPSYIVEGLGNKESFKTCSHGAGRVMSRRKANKVITEEIANKAMEGIIFKGWKKDYSEAPMAYKDIEEVLENQSDLVKPLVKLRPLGVIKG; via the coding sequence TTGAAAGTTTTTAACATAGGGAATATACCTATTAAAAGCTGGGCCACTGAAGTTGAGGAGGCAGCTTTAAAACAAGCTGAAAATTTATCAAATCTTCCTTTTGCTTATAAACATATAGCCTTAATGGCTGATGTTCATGTAGGTTTTGGCATGCCTATAGGTGGAGTCTTGGCTTCAGATGGGATGATTATCCCTAATGCAGTGGGAGTAGATATTGGTTGTGGAATTATGGCAGTTAAAACTGATATAAAGGAAATTTCTAAAAAACAAATTAAAAAGATAGTTTATAAAGCTCATGAAAATATACCTTTAGGTTTTAAACATCATAAGAAAGAAGTAGAATGGGAAGGATTTCAAAAAGCACCTAAGTATGAGGTAGTACAAAAGGAATTAAAAGCCGCTACTAAACAATTGGGGACTTTAGGTTCCGGGAACCATTTTATGAGTATGGAAAAAGGTAGCGATGGACATATATGGCTGATGATACATTCAGGAAGTAGAAACTTTGGATATAAAATAGCCAATTATTATAATAAGGTTGCTAATAAAATTAATAAGAAAACTAAACTTATTCCTAAAAAATATGATTTAGCGGGTCTCTCCATTGATTCCAAAGAAGGAAGGGAATATTATGATGCAATGAATTATAGTCTTAAATTTGCAGAGGCTAATAGAGAGAAATTGTTTGAACAGTTTTATGAAATATTTGCAAAGGAAACTAAATCAAAGGATATATTAAAAACCGTATCTATTCATCATAATTATGCTAGTATAGAAGAACATTTTGGAAAAGAAGTAATAGTTCATAGAAAAGGTGCTATTAGAGCAGAAAAAGGAGAGTTAGGCATAATTCCAGGTTCAATGGGGACACCGTCCTATATAGTCGAAGGATTGGGAAATAAGGAAAGCTTTAAAACTTGCTCTCATGGTGCAGGAAGGGTAATGTCCAGAAGAAAGGCAAACAAAGTCATAACGGAAGAGATAGCTAATAAAGCTATGGAAGGTATAATATTTAAAGGTTGGAAGAAAGACTATTCAGAAGCACCTATGGCTTATAAGGATATAGAAGAGGTTTTAGAAAATCAAAGTGATTTAGTAAAACCACTAGTAAAATTAAGACCATTAGGGGTAATAAAAGGGTAG
- a CDS encoding ABC transporter permease subunit, protein MKDKKYSIFPRLLIICLWILLSKLMDNEVLIPTIKSTLTNLMNIVKDEYFFLTIKMTLLRSLTGFLISLSLAIILGLLSNFSKFVFNFIMPILKFLKSVPTIAIIILALIWLNPNILPIFIGFITVFPILYEAVLNGILYVDSKIIDMAKVYKVSKSTLIKDIYIPSIFISLETILTSTLGLNLKMVIAGEALAQPKYSIGGSLQLEKLYLNTSGIFAWIIIILLIMSLFEYILGVGKRFLKRIKQWK, encoded by the coding sequence TTGAAAGATAAGAAATATTCTATATTTCCACGACTTCTTATTATATGCCTTTGGATTTTATTATCAAAACTTATGGATAATGAAGTATTAATTCCTACTATTAAAAGCACTTTAACAAATTTAATGAATATAGTTAAAGATGAGTATTTTTTCCTCACAATAAAAATGACTTTATTAAGAAGTCTTACAGGCTTTTTAATTTCTCTATCTTTAGCAATTATATTAGGTCTCTTATCCAACTTTTCAAAATTTGTATTTAATTTTATAATGCCTATATTAAAGTTTTTAAAATCTGTTCCAACAATAGCAATAATAATATTAGCTCTTATTTGGTTGAATCCTAATATTCTCCCTATATTCATAGGTTTTATTACAGTCTTCCCCATATTATACGAAGCTGTTTTAAATGGAATATTATATGTAGACTCTAAGATTATTGACATGGCTAAAGTATATAAAGTAAGTAAATCTACCCTTATAAAAGATATTTATATTCCAAGTATATTTATTAGCTTAGAAACAATTTTAACATCTACATTAGGACTTAACTTAAAGATGGTTATAGCAGGAGAAGCTCTAGCACAGCCAAAATATAGTATAGGAGGTAGTCTACAATTAGAAAAACTATATTTAAATACCTCTGGCATTTTTGCTTGGATTATAATAATCCTTTTAATTATGAGTTTATTTGAATATATATTAGGAGTAGGAAAAAGGTTTTTAAAAAGAATTAAACAATGGAAGTGA
- a CDS encoding ABC transporter ATP-binding protein, with product MKYEVKNIGKGYKKLKVLNDISIEFEKNKITCILGPSGCGKTTLLNIIAGIANKDSGEIIGFEKRNISFVFQEDRLFEWKNVKENIEFVLKDKMTKKDRENIIDKYLKLINLRKYKYYYPTKLSGGMRQQVNILRAFVYPSSILIMDEPFKSLDINSKQTTIEFFTKVKKLENKTCILVTHDIEEALVLGDKIVILSDKPAKIKKTITNNLSTYERKKNTEKKNQLKKLIENEIKKVEYTTPP from the coding sequence TTGAAATATGAAGTTAAAAATATAGGTAAAGGATATAAAAAATTGAAGGTTTTAAATGATATAAGTATTGAATTTGAAAAAAATAAAATTACCTGTATTTTAGGTCCTTCAGGATGTGGTAAAACCACTCTTCTTAATATAATAGCAGGAATAGCTAATAAAGATTCTGGAGAAATTATTGGATTTGAAAAAAGAAATATAAGTTTTGTTTTTCAAGAAGATAGATTATTTGAATGGAAGAATGTAAAAGAAAATATAGAGTTTGTATTAAAGGATAAAATGACTAAAAAGGATAGGGAAAATATTATAGATAAGTATTTGAAATTAATCAATTTAAGAAAATACAAATATTATTATCCTACAAAGTTAAGCGGTGGTATGAGACAACAAGTAAATATTTTAAGAGCCTTTGTATATCCCTCTAGTATACTTATAATGGATGAGCCTTTTAAATCCTTAGATATTAACTCAAAACAAACTACCATAGAATTTTTTACAAAAGTGAAAAAATTAGAGAATAAAACCTGTATCTTAGTTACTCACGATATTGAAGAAGCTTTAGTTTTAGGAGATAAGATTGTGATACTTTCCGATAAACCTGCTAAAATAAAAAAAACTATAACTAATAATTTATCTACATATGAAAGAAAAAAAAATACAGAAAAAAAGAATCAATTGAAAAAGTTAATAGAGAATGAAATAAAAAAGGTGGAATATACAACCCCACCTTAA
- a CDS encoding cation-translocating P-type ATPase, protein MDWYKQNFDSIFQKLNVDSNQGLSQDEVNKRLKEYGYNQLKEEKKDTLLQKIFYQLSNILVIILIISSVISFFVGEVVDSIIIISIVIANAILGVVQEGKAEKSLEALKKMSSPNGRVLRDGEIVEVPADTLVPGDVAMLETGDIVPADIRLINTFNLKIDESSLTGESVPAEKNSNTTFSKDTPLGDRKNMAYTSTIVTYGRGKGIVVETGESAEIGKIATTIQDYEEEATPLQTNLNQLGKYLGIGCLIISTLIFLIGYLQGRNILDIFMIAVSLAVAAIPEGLPAIVTIVLALGMNSMVKRNAIVKKLLAVETLGSTTAVCSDKTGTLTQNEMTVVKAYTDNKLFDITGKGYGIEGDFLLNNNKVNLENEGNLNLLLKGATLCNDAILNYSDGEEYTIVGDPTEGSLLSLSEKGGFIKDDLNKKYPRIKEIPFDSDRKLMTTFHNNLLEGKIVSFTKGAPDIILEKANKIYLKGEVIEFTDEIKKKVLDINKSFSQDALRVLAFAYKTYEELPKNISSESIENNFVFLGLVGMIDPPREEAKDSIKLCHKAGIKTIMITGDYKETAFAIAKDLDMANNPNEVMTGQELNNLSDDELKEKVELFSVYARVSPEHKVRIVDALKENGEVVAMTGDGVNDSPALRKADIGVSMGITGTDVAKNTAEVILTDDNFSSIVSAVEEGRTIYSNIKKSIFFLLSCNIGEIFIIFSSILLNIDIPLLPIQLLWLNLITDSFPALALGVEKGEEGIMSNPPRNPEEPVLDKAMALAILIQSTALALGVLLAFKWGLKTYGLTDLRKARTIAFTTLVLSELFRAYSSRSLKHSVFKLGIFSNKPLVYSTLFSFLLLLLVVYVPILQPLFKTFPLAFKDWSIILMYSIIPLIVGEIYKVLAHI, encoded by the coding sequence ATGGATTGGTATAAGCAAAATTTTGACTCTATTTTTCAAAAATTAAATGTAGATTCAAACCAAGGACTAAGTCAGGATGAAGTAAATAAAAGACTTAAAGAATATGGTTACAACCAACTTAAAGAAGAAAAGAAAGATACATTATTACAGAAAATATTTTATCAACTTAGTAATATTCTAGTTATTATTCTTATAATTTCTAGTGTAATTTCTTTTTTCGTAGGTGAAGTAGTAGACTCAATAATAATTATATCTATTGTAATAGCAAATGCCATTTTAGGTGTTGTACAAGAAGGAAAAGCTGAAAAGTCCTTAGAAGCACTAAAGAAAATGTCTTCTCCTAATGGAAGAGTTTTAAGAGATGGTGAAATAGTGGAAGTTCCCGCAGATACTTTAGTTCCTGGTGATGTAGCAATGCTTGAGACAGGAGATATTGTACCTGCAGATATAAGATTAATTAATACTTTTAATTTAAAGATTGATGAATCTTCCCTAACTGGTGAATCTGTTCCAGCAGAGAAAAATAGTAATACTACCTTCTCTAAAGATACACCTTTAGGAGATAGGAAAAACATGGCTTATACTAGTACTATAGTTACCTATGGGAGAGGAAAAGGAATTGTAGTAGAAACTGGTGAAAGTGCAGAAATAGGTAAAATTGCAACTACTATTCAGGATTATGAAGAGGAGGCTACTCCTTTACAGACAAATTTAAACCAATTAGGAAAATATCTAGGCATCGGTTGTTTAATTATTAGTACTCTAATATTCTTAATTGGATACCTACAAGGAAGAAATATCTTAGATATATTTATGATTGCTGTTAGCTTAGCCGTTGCTGCCATACCTGAAGGACTTCCAGCTATAGTTACAATAGTTTTGGCCTTAGGAATGAACAGTATGGTCAAAAGAAACGCTATTGTAAAGAAATTGTTAGCCGTTGAAACTTTAGGTAGCACCACTGCAGTCTGTTCTGATAAAACTGGAACATTAACTCAAAATGAAATGACTGTAGTGAAAGCCTATACTGATAATAAACTCTTTGATATAACCGGAAAAGGTTATGGAATCGAAGGAGATTTTTTATTAAATAATAATAAAGTTAATTTAGAAAATGAAGGAAACTTGAACCTTTTACTTAAAGGGGCTACTTTATGTAATGATGCTATCTTAAACTATTCAGATGGAGAAGAATATACTATAGTTGGAGATCCTACTGAAGGCTCCCTATTATCCTTAAGCGAGAAAGGTGGCTTTATTAAAGATGATTTAAATAAAAAGTATCCAAGGATCAAAGAAATCCCTTTTGATTCTGATAGAAAACTTATGACTACCTTCCACAATAATCTTTTAGAGGGGAAAATTGTTTCCTTCACAAAAGGTGCTCCTGATATTATATTAGAAAAGGCAAATAAAATATACTTAAAAGGTGAAGTAATAGAGTTTACAGACGAGATTAAAAAGAAAGTACTAGATATAAATAAAAGCTTTTCTCAAGATGCATTAAGAGTATTAGCTTTTGCTTACAAAACTTACGAAGAATTACCTAAAAATATTTCTTCTGAATCTATTGAAAATAATTTTGTTTTTCTTGGTCTTGTAGGTATGATAGATCCACCAAGAGAAGAAGCTAAAGATTCTATAAAACTTTGTCATAAAGCTGGAATTAAAACCATTATGATTACAGGGGATTATAAAGAAACAGCTTTTGCTATTGCTAAAGATTTAGACATGGCCAACAATCCTAATGAAGTCATGACGGGACAAGAGTTAAACAATCTATCTGATGATGAACTAAAAGAAAAAGTTGAATTGTTTTCAGTTTATGCCAGAGTTTCTCCGGAACATAAGGTAAGAATTGTAGATGCCTTAAAAGAAAATGGTGAAGTAGTGGCTATGACTGGGGATGGTGTCAATGATTCCCCTGCTTTAAGAAAAGCAGATATCGGAGTATCTATGGGAATAACTGGCACAGATGTAGCTAAAAATACAGCAGAAGTAATTTTAACAGATGACAACTTTTCAAGTATTGTATCGGCAGTAGAAGAAGGGCGAACTATATATTCTAATATTAAAAAATCTATTTTCTTTTTACTATCCTGTAATATAGGGGAAATTTTTATAATATTTTCAAGTATACTTTTAAATATAGACATTCCACTGTTACCTATACAATTACTATGGTTAAATCTTATAACTGATAGTTTCCCAGCTTTAGCTTTAGGTGTAGAAAAGGGAGAAGAAGGAATTATGAGCAATCCACCAAGGAATCCGGAAGAACCTGTTTTAGATAAGGCTATGGCTTTAGCAATATTGATTCAAAGTACTGCCCTAGCCCTAGGAGTTCTTTTAGCTTTCAAATGGGGACTTAAAACTTATGGTCTAACAGACTTGAGAAAAGCAAGAACTATTGCATTTACAACTCTTGTACTATCCGAATTATTTAGGGCTTATTCAAGTAGATCCTTAAAACATTCCGTATTTAAACTAGGTATATTTTCTAATAAACCTTTAGTTTATTCAACATTGTTTTCATTTTTACTATTGTTATTAGTAGTTTATGTTCCCATATTACAACCACTATTTAAAACTTTTCCCCTAGCTTTTAAGGACTGGAGTATCATTTTAATGTATTCTATTATACCTTTAATAGTTGGGGAAATATATAAAGTTTTAGCACATATCTAA
- a CDS encoding MBL fold metallo-hydrolase, which yields MKVKFCSLSSGSSGNCQYMETEKTRVLIDAGLSGRKIEDLLSTISVCPTTIDSILVTHEHRDHTKGVGIFSRRYDIPIYANEGTWTSMEGIIGKIEEKNIKIFRTEEFFRVRDLDIYPFSIFHDAAEPVGYCLYHNNSKITVLTDTGWVNNHIKNAIKDSSIYLIESNHDVKMLKEGRYPRYLKDRIMSSIGHLSNKDSGSLIADVIEGKGEKVLLGHLSKENNSPSLAYNTVREILNESGLPSKDISLDLTFREKPSILYNF from the coding sequence ATGAAGGTCAAATTTTGTTCACTATCTAGTGGTAGTAGTGGTAACTGTCAGTATATGGAGACGGAGAAAACAAGAGTCCTTATAGACGCTGGACTTAGTGGGAGGAAAATAGAAGATTTATTATCAACTATTAGTGTTTGCCCTACAACTATTGATTCTATTTTAGTTACTCATGAACATAGGGATCATACCAAAGGGGTAGGAATTTTCTCTAGAAGATATGATATTCCTATATATGCTAATGAGGGGACTTGGACTAGTATGGAGGGGATAATAGGAAAAATTGAAGAAAAAAATATAAAAATCTTTAGAACAGAGGAATTTTTTCGGGTAAGAGATTTAGATATATATCCCTTTAGTATATTTCATGATGCAGCAGAACCTGTAGGATACTGTCTCTACCATAATAATAGTAAAATAACTGTATTAACAGATACAGGTTGGGTAAATAATCATATAAAGAATGCTATTAAAGATTCTTCTATTTATCTAATAGAATCGAATCATGATGTAAAAATGTTAAAGGAAGGAAGATATCCTAGATATTTAAAAGATAGGATTATGAGCTCAATTGGACATCTTTCAAATAAAGATTCAGGATCTTTAATTGCTGATGTAATAGAAGGTAAGGGAGAAAAAGTTTTATTGGGGCATTTAAGTAAAGAAAATAACTCTCCTTCATTGGCTTATAATACAGTGAGGGAGATATTGAATGAATCAGGTTTACCAAGTAAAGATATTTCATTAGATCTTACTTTTAGGGAAAAACCATCTATACTATATAATTTTTAA
- a CDS encoding ABC transporter substrate-binding protein → MKRKNLLLILSFILTLLIAVGCNKTQKPNDIKFYYPNGVPALTVAKLAKENPGISEDITIDYEMQESPDILVSKIMKGEADIAIVPSNLAAQAFNKSIPYKLVGTSVWGSFYITSTEDIKNFKDLKGREIYSIGRGLTPDIVLQYILSNNGLDPNENVEINYLNAESELGPAFIGGKTNLAVLPEPLATNIMMEKGNAKVIFNLNEEWKDITGNANGYPQASLIIKQDLLENNRDFIEKFLKEYKKSQEWALENPERLGDYANDLEISIKKETIIEGQNRMNINFVETKDCKKEYEIFFKVILDFAPEFIGNKLPNEEFYFER, encoded by the coding sequence ATGAAAAGAAAAAATCTTTTACTAATTTTAAGTTTCATACTTACGTTATTAATAGCTGTTGGCTGTAATAAAACGCAAAAACCTAATGATATAAAGTTTTATTACCCAAATGGTGTACCAGCTCTAACAGTTGCTAAACTGGCTAAGGAAAATCCAGGTATAAGTGAAGATATAACTATTGATTATGAAATGCAAGAATCTCCCGATATCTTAGTATCAAAAATAATGAAAGGGGAAGCGGATATTGCTATTGTTCCTTCAAACTTAGCGGCTCAAGCATTTAATAAAAGTATTCCATATAAGTTAGTTGGAACTTCAGTATGGGGTTCTTTTTACATCACTAGTACTGAAGATATAAAGAATTTCAAAGATTTAAAAGGAAGAGAAATATATTCTATCGGTAGAGGGCTCACTCCTGATATAGTCCTTCAATATATCCTTTCTAATAATGGTTTAGATCCTAATGAAAATGTAGAAATTAATTATTTGAATGCAGAATCAGAATTAGGACCAGCTTTTATAGGAGGAAAAACAAATTTAGCAGTTCTTCCAGAACCTTTAGCTACCAATATAATGATGGAAAAAGGAAATGCAAAAGTCATATTTAATTTAAATGAAGAGTGGAAAGATATAACGGGAAATGCTAATGGCTATCCTCAGGCAAGTTTAATAATTAAACAGGATTTATTAGAAAACAACAGAGATTTTATAGAAAAATTTCTGAAGGAATATAAGAAGAGCCAAGAATGGGCATTAGAAAATCCTGAAAGACTTGGAGATTATGCAAATGATTTAGAAATTAGCATAAAAAAAGAAACTATAATAGAGGGGCAAAATAGAATGAATATAAATTTTGTAGAAACAAAAGATTGTAAAAAAGAATATGAAATATTCTTTAAAGTAATATTAGATTTTGCACCTGAGTTTATAGGAAATAAGCTTCCAAATGAAGAGTTTTATTTTGAAAGATAA
- a CDS encoding peptidase MA family metallohydrolase encodes MKKAFVFVSIAVILLFGFLTLENYLQVSVYPIVKTFEYNRILKSKKDYKIHDTENFYILYDARIDFAEITGEVLEEHFQDICSTLDYFPNKKIPVIIYDNKKELLETIRLDEENSPVGAYYSGIVHVLSPTEWVEDENNINEIYRETTPAIHEFAHLLIDEKTKNNYPIWFTEGIALYIENEMIGLEWEEGKGRTSNVSLEELNKNFSSIDQEIAYRKSYEVVSSLANNYGFDKINLLLDSLGRGKGINNSFEAVLKIKIEEFD; translated from the coding sequence GTGAAAAAAGCTTTTGTTTTTGTGTCCATAGCTGTAATTCTATTATTTGGTTTTTTAACATTAGAAAACTACTTGCAAGTTTCTGTATATCCTATAGTTAAAACTTTTGAATATAATAGGATACTTAAATCGAAAAAAGATTATAAAATTCATGATACTGAAAATTTTTATATATTATATGATGCTAGAATAGATTTTGCCGAAATTACTGGAGAAGTCCTTGAGGAACATTTTCAGGACATATGTAGTACTTTAGATTATTTTCCTAATAAGAAAATTCCAGTAATTATATATGACAATAAAAAAGAATTATTAGAGACTATTAGGTTAGACGAAGAGAATTCACCTGTAGGGGCTTATTATAGTGGTATAGTTCATGTGCTTTCTCCCACGGAATGGGTTGAAGATGAAAATAATATTAATGAGATTTATAGAGAAACTACCCCAGCTATCCATGAGTTTGCCCATTTATTAATTGACGAAAAAACTAAAAATAATTATCCTATCTGGTTTACAGAAGGAATTGCATTATATATAGAAAATGAGATGATAGGCTTAGAGTGGGAAGAAGGAAAGGGTAGGACTTCCAATGTAAGTTTAGAAGAATTAAACAAGAACTTTTCTAGTATAGACCAAGAAATAGCTTATAGAAAATCTTATGAGGTAGTTTCTTCTTTGGCAAATAACTATGGATTTGATAAAATAAATTTATTGTTAGATAGTTTAGGAAGGGGAAAAGGAATAAATAATTCTTTTGAGGCTGTTTTAAAAATAAAAATTGAAGAATTTGATTAG
- a CDS encoding trypsin-like peptidase domain-containing protein has translation MGNSFYPKKRNGFFSYVLVAIIAAIIGGLITPYLAPSLYGKILPMPKGIETQPSKKTEQINITPQDSISNVSAVAQKSISSVVGITTVEVVREFIWERPVEGVGSGVIVDSNGYILTNSHVIGDGKAKELNVLFESGDKMPGKVLWSDPALDLAIVKVDKTGLPAADLGDSDSLEVGELAVAIGNPLGLDFQRTVTSGVISGLNRSIKIDEYNIIEDLIQTDASINPGNSGGPLLNNKGQVIGINTAKITTGEGLGFSIPINEVKPILEQVIKEGDFKTVFLGIQGLEVAKYESALGVELNVENGIVAVEVLPNTPVAKAGVKNGDVITHIDKKKIENWNQMKKILLKYKKGDKANFTIYRDGKEIELEVVFTQVK, from the coding sequence ATGGGAAATAGTTTTTATCCAAAAAAAAGAAATGGTTTTTTTTCATATGTTTTAGTAGCTATCATTGCTGCAATCATAGGTGGGCTCATAACCCCTTATTTGGCTCCAAGCTTATACGGTAAGATTTTGCCTATGCCAAAAGGTATTGAAACCCAACCTTCAAAGAAAACAGAACAAATAAATATTACTCCACAGGACAGTATTTCTAATGTATCTGCTGTGGCTCAAAAATCTATAAGTTCTGTAGTAGGAATTACTACTGTTGAGGTAGTAAGGGAATTTATTTGGGAAAGACCAGTTGAAGGAGTAGGTTCAGGAGTTATAGTTGATAGTAATGGCTATATTCTTACTAATTCTCATGTAATAGGAGATGGAAAAGCAAAGGAATTAAATGTATTATTTGAAAGTGGAGATAAAATGCCCGGAAAAGTTCTTTGGTCTGATCCAGCCTTAGATTTAGCAATAGTAAAGGTGGATAAAACAGGATTACCAGCTGCTGATTTAGGTGATTCAGATTCTTTAGAAGTAGGTGAATTGGCAGTTGCCATAGGAAATCCTTTAGGTTTAGATTTTCAAAGGACTGTTACTTCAGGGGTAATTAGCGGATTAAATAGAAGCATAAAAATAGATGAATATAATATAATTGAAGATTTGATTCAAACGGATGCTTCTATTAATCCTGGAAACAGTGGTGGACCTTTACTTAATAATAAAGGGCAAGTAATAGGAATAAATACAGCAAAAATTACAACAGGAGAAGGGCTAGGTTTTTCAATTCCTATAAATGAAGTAAAACCTATATTAGAACAAGTAATAAAGGAAGGGGATTTTAAAACTGTATTTTTAGGAATTCAAGGTCTTGAAGTAGCTAAATATGAAAGTGCACTAGGTGTAGAACTAAATGTAGAAAATGGAATAGTAGCAGTAGAAGTATTACCAAATACTCCAGTAGCGAAAGCAGGAGTTAAAAATGGGGATGTAATCACTCATATAGATAAGAAGAAGATTGAAAACTGGAATCAAATGAAAAAAATATTGTTAAAGTATAAAAAAGGTGATAAAGCAAACTTTACTATATATAGAGATGGTAAAGAAATAGAATTAGAGGTAGTCTTTACTCAAGTAAAATAA
- the surE gene encoding 5'/3'-nucleotidase SurE yields MKLLLTNDDGIFAKGLHTLAKELEKDHEVVIVAPESEKSATGHAITISNSLLVKKVELPGIKSKAYSVSGTPADCVRVALDKLVEDKVDMVLSGINMGLNLGMDVLYSGTVSAAIEANIYNIPSIAVSAEYKDGKACYEIGAKYSKDVLEKSKENSIRNNIVLNVNTPYLDEEEVKGIQVCKIGEVIYDYYFIENDNENGDLTLKIKGREDKQFKEGTDRHFLKEGYVTVTPLHYDLTNFQLMKEVKGWF; encoded by the coding sequence ATGAAACTACTTTTGACAAACGATGATGGAATTTTTGCAAAAGGTTTACATACCTTGGCTAAAGAATTAGAAAAAGACCACGAAGTTGTTATAGTAGCTCCGGAAAGTGAGAAAAGTGCTACGGGTCATGCAATAACAATTTCAAATTCTTTATTAGTCAAAAAAGTTGAACTTCCAGGTATAAAATCAAAGGCCTATAGTGTTTCGGGCACACCAGCAGATTGCGTTCGTGTTGCTTTAGATAAGTTAGTAGAAGATAAAGTGGATATGGTGCTATCTGGCATAAACATGGGACTTAATTTAGGTATGGATGTACTTTATTCGGGTACTGTGTCTGCTGCTATTGAAGCAAATATATATAATATACCATCCATAGCAGTATCAGCTGAATATAAAGATGGAAAGGCATGCTATGAAATTGGAGCAAAATATTCAAAAGATGTATTAGAAAAATCCAAAGAAAATTCTATAAGGAATAATATAGTATTAAATGTAAATACCCCTTATTTAGATGAAGAAGAGGTAAAAGGTATTCAAGTATGTAAAATAGGTGAGGTTATATACGACTATTATTTTATAGAAAATGATAATGAAAATGGTGATTTAACATTAAAGATAAAAGGAAGAGAAGATAAACAGTTTAAAGAGGGTACCGATAGACATTTTCTAAAAGAAGGTTATGTAACTGTAACTCCTCTTCATTATGATTTAACAAACTTCCAGTTAATGAAAGAAGTAAAAGGTTGGTTTTAA